In Phycisphaerales bacterium, the sequence ACATGACACCAACGCGCCTGTCCCGGTCCGCCATCGTCTCATTCCTCGCGATCACGTCTCTTCCCGCGCTCTCGAGCGCTCAGGTCACCTACACCAACCTCACCTACCTCTCGCAATATCCCCAGACCGGCTCCAACCCGCCCACCATCACGACCGATCATTCCGTGACGCTCACGCTTGGTCTTACCAACACCGACGACGCCGCCGATGTCTACGTCACCGACAACATCTTCCTCAACGAGAGCCTCGGCTCGCCCGACGGTCTCTCCTACTTCTCGCAGGCCATCACCGCCCCGACCCGCGGCGCGCTCCTCGCCGCCTGGCCGGCCAATGACTATGACTGGACCATCACCGATGGAACGCTTGGCCAAGTGACCGAGACCATCACCCAACCCTTCGGGCTGGGTGATTGGCCCGCGCAGATCCCTGCCTTCTCCAGCACCACCTGGAACACCATCCACGGCATGCCGACCGACTCTCCCTTCACCCTCGTCTTCAACGATTTCACGCCAACCCCCAACGCCCAGGGCGGCACACTCATCGTCGTCTCAGAGATGAACGGCCCGGCCACGCCCGTCTTTGAGAATCTCCCCCCGACCGCGACCAGCCTGCTGATCCTCGCCAACACACTCCAACCCAACACCGACTACTTCGTCTCGCTCCACTTCTTCAACACCCACATCTCGAACACATTCGAGTTCGGAACCCACTTCCTTGAGTTCCAGCAGCAAACCTACATCGCCTTCACCACTGGCAATGGCACGCCCTCCTGCGTCGCCGACGTCGACGACGGCACCGGCACAGGATCACCCGACGGCGGCGTCACCATCGACGACCTCCTCTACTACCTAAACATCTTCAATCTCGGCTCCATCGCCGCCGACGTCGACGACGGCAGCGGCACCGCCACCCCCGACGGCGGCGTCACCATCGACGACCTCCTCTACTTCCTCACCCGATTCAACGCCGGGTGCTAGAGGTACAGACGACAGGCTTTGACACCGGGCATCATGGCGCGGGGACATGGCCTACAGGAATTGACCAACGGTGAGTGAGTGCGCCAAGGTTCTGCGCGCCGCATTTTCTGATCCCAATCTGCCTTTGCCCTCCATGTTCCCTCTTCCTTCGCGTTCTGGCGTTCTCCCTACCCCCTCCCAACCCCCGCGAAGGTCCGATTACCACACGAAGACTCTCACGACAAGGCCTTGGGGACACGGGAGTTGCGAACCCCACACCCGCATGGTCCCTTGCCTTCATCAATCCTCCGCGTCTTCCCCAAGTTGTGACCGCACAGACTATTACGGACGCGCAAAGATCGACATTTTCTGTTGTCCAACCCCCGAATCGCGTTGACATCACCCCCCCAATCCATACTCTAGTGGTGGAAGAGTCGAGATTGGGTGAGATGTGTGTCCTGGGGTCGCCAAGACCCGAACTGGAGTCCCAAAGGGGCCCGGTTCATATTCCGAGCCGTGAACCCTGGATTCCTCGCTGACCACGAGTCGGCGGAGGCTCCTTCGGGCGACCGGCCGGGTCCATCTCCAGAATCAACACTCGACCACGTTCGACGACGACCTCCCAAGGTCGGCCCATTCGATGGGGCCACCAAGGCAAGGCCGGCGTTCGTGCCCTTCTCTCGCCTTCAACCGCCACCCATCCGTCGTCTATCCACTCGCGGTCGTCGCGAGAGGAGCCGTTCGAAGCGTCTTGTGTGTGACCACGACGTCCACCATTTTTTCGAGAGGTTGATCCATGCGAATGTCCTTCAAAAACACGTGTCTCGCGGCGTGCGCCGCCCTCGCCTTCGCGGCGGGTAGCGCCAACGCCCAGGTCGTCATCAGCCAGGCCTACGGCGGCGGCGGCAACTCCGGCGCCACCTACACCAACGACTTCATCGAACTCTTCAATCGCGGCTCGACCCCCGTGGACATCTCCGGCTGGGCCGTGCAGTACGGCTCTGCGGGCGGCGCCTCATTCACCGCCCTGACCGCCATCCCCGGCGTCATCGGCGGCGGGACCGTCGTCCTCCAGCCCGGCCAGTACTACCTCATCCAGCAGGCCGCCGGCGCCGGCGGCACCACGCCCCTTCCCACTCCGGACGTCATCGGCACCATCGCGATGGGCGGCTCGGGCGCACGCGTCGCCCTCACCAACAACGCCGTCGCTCTCGTCGGCGCCTGCCCGAGCACCGATCCCGCCCTCGTCGACCTCGTCGGCTGGGGCAGCGGAACTGTCTCCTGCTTCGAAGGCACCCAGGCCGCCGGCACCGCCAACACCACCGCGATCCTTCGCGGCAACGACGGCTGCATGGACTCCAACAACAACGCGGCCGACTTCGCCGTCCTCGCCCCCAATCCGCGCAACAGCGCCTCTCCCTTCAACGTCTGCTCCGCCAGCACGCCCCCCTCGGGCATCGGCGCTTCTACGCCCAACCCCGTCTGCCTCAACGCCAACGTCGTCATGACTGTGGCCGTCACCCCGGCGCCAGCCCCACGTCCACGGGCATCGCCGTCTCCGGTGACACCACCGCCCTCGGCGGCGGCCCGGGCCTCGCCTTCCTCGACAACGGCGTCGCCCCCGATGCCGTCGCCGGTGACATGATCTACACCGCCGAAACCGCGGCCTCCTCCTTCTTCTTCGGCAACCAGAGCATCCCGATCACCATCACCGACGCCCAGAGCCGCACCGGCAACGCCTCGGTCGTCGTGACCGTCACCAACTGCAACCCCGCCGTCGTCTTCACCGGCTCCCTCGCCGCCTGCCAGGACATCCCCCAACTCCTCGTGGCCGCCGTCACCCCGGGCCAGCAGCCCGCCTCGACAGGCCTCACCGTCTCCGCTGACCTCACCTCCATCGGTGGCGGCATCGTGAGCATGGTCGATGACGGCACCAACGGCGACCCCGTCGCCGGCGACGGGTTCTATGGCGTCCTGTACACCATCCCCGCCGGATCCCCCGCCCTCGTCTCTATCACCATCAACATCGCCGACGCCCAGTCGCGCACCGCAACCACCTCCTTCGACATCACCAACGTCGGCGCCTGCACCTCCTCCGCCTCCACCGTCGTCATCAGCCAGCTCTACGGCGGCGGCGGCAACACCGGGGCCGACTTCACCAACGACTTCGTCGAACTCTTCAACCGCGGCACCACCCCCGTCGACATCACCGGCTGGTCACTCCAGCGCCTCAGCGCCAACGGCACCGCCCTCGACTTCCCCCTGCCCACCGTTGTCGCCAACTACTTCCAGATCCCCTCGGGCATCATCCAGCCCGGCCAGTACTTCCTCGTCCAGCAGGCCGCGGGCACCGGCGGCACCACGCCACTCCCCACGCCCGACGCGAGCGGCGCCATGACCATGAGCTCCTCCGACGGCATGATGTTCCTCTCCAACACAGGCGCGACCCTCACCTCCTTCACCGACCCGGCCATCATGGACCGTCTCGGCTACGGCAGCAACGGCGCCAGCCCCCTCGCCTCCTTCGAGGGACACGGAGCCGCTCGCTCGCTCGGCAACACCGTCGCCTCGTTCCGCTTCAACGGCGGCTGCCAGGACACCGACAACAACGACGTCGACTTCTACCGCTCGACCCCGGCGCCGCGCAACTCCGCCACGCCCATCAATGACTGCTCCGGCACCCCCGCATGCGTCGCCGACGTCGACGACGGCAGCGGCACCGGCACCCCCGACGGCGGCGTCACCATCGACGACCTCCTCTACTACCTCTCCATCTTCAACCTCGGTGATGTATCCGCCGACGTGGACGACGGCACCGGCACCGGCACCCAGGACGGCGGCGTCACCATCGACGACCTCCTCTACTACCTCGCCCGCTTCAACGCCGGCTGCTAAGCCCGACCAGACCCGAACTTGGGTCACATGTTGATCACTCGCCGCGGACCGGTTCACCCCGGTCCGCGGTCTTTTTGAGACGCCACAACCTCGATCTCGCATGAATCAAGACCGGACCTTCTACCTCTCGCGCGCTCCCGGAAACGGCCACCAAGCCCTCCGGGAGCGCACTTTTGGCCGCGTGACATTCCCGCAGTCGGACAAACTGCAAACGTTTACACGGCCTGACACACCGTCGTTCCACATGCTTCCCGTTGTGCCGCAACCGCACCGGTGGTATATTGTCCCGGCTCGGCTGGTGGTCCGGAGATGTTCCGTTCACCCGCCGGGATGGTGGACCGAAGCCGATCTAGCCCGAGTGTCCGCGGCGGTTCTGGTGTCTTGTTCAATCCTCGGGTAAAGGTTCGGTTAGTCGATGATGAATATCTTTGTTGGCAATCTCCCGTACTCCGCCACCGATGGCGACCTCGAACAACTCTTCTCACAGCACGGCCAGGTCGAGCGCGCCTCCGTGATCTTCGATCGCGAAACGGGACGCTCCAAGGGCTTCGGCTTCGTCGAGATGCCCAATGACTCCGAGGGGAATGCGGCGATCACAGCCCTCAACGGCTACGACCTCCAGGGTCGCAAGATCGTCGTCAACGAGGCACGCCCGCGCGAGCCGCGTCCGGCAGGTGGCGGCGGCGGCCGTGGCGGCTTCGGCGGCGGCGGCGGCCGCGGCGGCTTCGGTGGTGGTGGTGGCGGCGGTGGCGGCGGTGGCGGTGGATACCGTCGAGGCGGCGGCGGTGGCGGCGGCTCCGGCTGGTAAGCCACACACCCACAACTTCAATGCACTTCTCACGCGGCCCATCTCCAGGCCGCGTTTTTCATTCCCATCTCACTTCCACTCCCACCGCACCGCCTCTTTCGAGATCCCCTCGATCGCCTCACTCTCCAGATACTTCTTCGCCTCCTCATCACCCTTCGCCACCAAGTCCAGAAGCGCGAGCGTGCTCGATGCCACGGCATCGGTGATCACCTTCGAAGGCGTCGTCGCCTTCTCGCCCAGCAACTTCGACGCGCTCTTCCCGGCATAACTCGAGTGCGTCGCCCCTTCAATAAACAGCAAGTACGCCGCGGGCCCGCTCTTCGCTCGCCCGCGCGAATAGGTGAACGAATCCTGCCGACTCTCGGGCGTCTGATTCGACGCCGGCGATGTATCGAGTGATCCGGTGATCGTCAGAATTGGCTTGTCGATAGAGTCCCACGACTCCTTCGTGAGCGCCCCGCCTACCACGCCCTGCCCCGAGATGATGATCGCCCCCCTGAGCCGCGCGTCCCCGATACTCGTGAGCGAGAGCCCCCGCTCGCCGACAACCTGCTGCCCGCGTGCTTTCATCCCGATCGCGAGTTGGGCCGTGAACGCGCCGGCCGAATGCCCCGCCACAAAGAGTTGCTCGCGATCGATCGTCGCCTTCCCGGTCAGCCCCGCCTCCTTCTCGATCGAGTCAATCGAATCGAGCAGAAACTTCACATCGCCCACGCGCTGCGCCAGGTCCACCGTCCGCGTCGCCTCGCGCGGGCTGCGCACGAAGTCACGCCGCTCCTCGCGCGAACGGAACTTCAGCGAGTCCGCGTGCGTCGGCAGCACCACCACATACCCATGGCTCGCCCAATGCTCGGCCAACTCAGAGAACGTCTCCCCCGAGCCGCCCATCCCGTGCGAGAACACAATCATCGGAAACGCGACCGGCTCCGCCCCCTTCGCCGGCGTCTTCTCAACACGGGGCGATCGGATCACCACCTCAAGGTCCTTGTCGCGTGCCTCATCATGCACCGTCGCCCGCGCCACGCTCACGCGATACGGCCCACGCGACAACTTATACCCGCCCTCCAACTTCGCAGACGCAACCTCGTCTGCTCCAGGTGTGGGCGGGTCACCAAAGTGCCCGATCGCGGGCGAGCCCAAAGCCAGCAACATGGCAGAAGCGCACACACACGCCACCGACCGAGCTGCGCCCGACCGGAACACACCGCCCACAGATTGTCCTGCAACTCTCATCGCCCGCCTCCGATCCATGCCATCTCAAAACCCGCTCAACCAACCCCTCGTTCCAATGAATAAACGCCATCACACAACGTCGATTGCCCAACTTCAAGACCTGTCCTCTCGCCCTGCTCGTCCATCTTCGGCTCTCGTTCGGCCCTCTGACCACTTCCTCGACTCGGCATTCTCGGACGAAACGACTCTGAGACTCTGAAAGTCCAACCGCGAAGCACTTTCAATCCACCAAATCACAATTTCACTAGCATCCGTCACGAATCTCGCGCACAATTGAACACGTCATCGCCGGAGCACCCCATGCGCACCAACGCCCCAATCAAACTCCTCATCATCGCGGCCGCCTCACTCGCACTCGGCGTGAGCACCGCCCACGCCCAGACCTCCACGAGCATCAACCTTGCCGGCCTTCAGATTCGCAACGCCACCAACCAGTCCCGATCGAGCGCCCCCAACACCCTCACGCCCGCCTACCGGTACAGTTTCCGTTTCAGCGACGACACCATGGTCCAAGGTCAGGGCGTCGCTCTCGGCTCGCTCTACCCGCAGCCCACGCCCCTCACCACCGTCGTCGAGGGTCTCCAGCCCGGAGCCTCCCAGAATCTCCGCGGCTCCGGCAACAACCCCACTGCCACCCATCCCTACGCCCTCCCATCCCAGTCCTTCACCACCAACACCACCGTCAGCGGCATCCCTGTCACCTTCGGCCTCACCCTGAGCGCCTCCGCCAACGCCGACAACACCATCTCCTTCTCCCTCACCAACGTTGTCATCAGCCCCTCCATCCTCGTCGGCTACCTCGTCTTCACCCAGGGCTCGCTCATCGTCGAGACCCACTGTGCCGCCGACTATGACCTCGACGGCGGCGTCACCATCGATGACCTTCTCCTCTATGTGAGCCTCTTCCAGGCCGGCGACGCCTCCGCCGACACCACCGGCGACGGAGCCGTCACCATCGACGACCTCCTCGAATATCTCCCCCATTTTTATAGCGGATGCTAACAACTCCAAAGTACCCAGTGCCCATCTAAAATTATTCTCTAGAGAAATCTTCATATAGGCTTGCGGATTTCGTCCGTCCGAGAGACAATGTCCCAACACTCCGGCCCAGCGGCTGGAGGAGAGGAGACACTGTCATGATTTCGTGTGATCTGTATCGTCGTGCTGTTGGCGCTCTCGCGCTCGTTGCGGGCACTTCCGTGTCGCTCGCCGGCACACTTCCCGTGACCACCATCGCCCTCACCGGCACCGATGGCCCGCTTGGCCCAGGCATGGGACCGGGCGTGACCTTCACGTCGATCGGTCAGCATCAACCTTCCATCAACTCAAGCGGGGGCGCCGCATTCCGTGCCGTCGCTTCGAATGACGCCAGCCAGGGCATGTGGATCCACGCCGGCGTCGCCAACACCAACGTCGTCCTCGGCGGCGGCGCGATGCCCGGCGGCGGCACGTACATCACGGGCACGAGTGTCGTCAACTCGCCACAGATCAACAACTCGGGCGAGTGGGCCTTCCGTATGGGCGCGAGCACGGGACTCTTCGGCACCAACTCGGGCACCCCGACACGCGTCCTGCTCGCCGGCGACACCGCGCCAGGCACGGGCGGCGCAACCTACAACACAAGTGCGACCGGCATGCCCCTCTTCAACAACGCCGGACACATCGGCTACATCGGCTCGCTCACCACAGGCACGGGCTCGCCGCCCGTCACGATCACGGCGCCCAACGCCAACGCCAACGCCATCTGGACCGGCACCCCGGGCGCGACGACGCTCGCCCTCCGCCAGAACGACGCCGTCACCTCGATCGACCCGGGTGGGACGGTCCGCGTGGGCGCGTTCCAGAACCTCTCCCTCACGATGAACGGCTCGGGGCGCTTCGCCGTGAACTCGGCCCTCCAAGGCAGCGTCACCACAGGCACAGGCGTGGGCAGCAACTCCGCCATGATCTCCTCGAACCGATCGGGCTCGCTCGAGGTCATCGCCCGCAATGGCAACGCCGCCCCCGATGCGACCGGCGCACCCAGCACCGACCTCTACCGCAGCCTGGGCACCAGCGCCGTTGGCTTCAACAACGCCGGACACGTCTCGTTCATCTCCTCACTCCGAGACGCGGCGGCCGTGCAGACCAGCACCTCCTCACTCTTCACCGACGCCGGCTCGGGCACGCTCCGCCAGGTGGCGCGCCAGGGCACGTCTCTTCCCGCCATCCAGAACGCCAACGGCACAGAGTTCGCCGGCACGTCGTGGAGTTCGTTCTCGAATCAGGTCCTCACAGGCGCCGACGACCTCGCCCTCACCGCCTCGCTCACCGGCGCACCCACGGGCTGGCAGAACGTGCTCTTCACCATGGACTCCGCCACCGACACTTTCAGCAAGATCGCCCGCAGCAGCAACGCCACCACGCCCGGCGACATCGCCATCGTCGGAGGCGCGCCCCTCGGCGGTGACGCGTACTTCACCAGTTTCAGCAGCATCACCATGAACACCCTCGGGCAGGTCGTCTTCCAGGCGACGCTCAATGGCGCCGGCATCGCGGGCGGCGCCGGCGGCAACAACTCCGGTCTCTTCGCCTACGTCCCGGGCACTGGCATCTGCCTCATCGCCCGCACCTCCGATCTCTTCGAGGTCGCGCCCGGTGACTTCCGCACGATCAGCTCGCTGGGCGGTATCGCCCAGTCCGGCGGACAGGACGGCCGCACCCAGAGCCTCAGCGAGTCGGGCCTCCTCGCCTTCGAACTCGACTTCACCGACGGCTCTTCTGGCGTCTTCGTGACCACCATCCCCACACCCGGAGCACTCGCACTCCTCGGCGTCTCGGGCCTTCTCGCCACGCGTCGTCGTCGGAACTAAAAAACCCTTTACACCCACTCCCGCGAATGGCGAGAGCCCTCCGCGGAAGTTTGTCGAACAGCCTCGTGATGAATCCAGACTCCCCGGAGTGATC encodes:
- a CDS encoding lamin tail domain-containing protein → MRMSFKNTCLAACAALAFAAGSANAQVVISQAYGGGGNSGATYTNDFIELFNRGSTPVDISGWAVQYGSAGGASFTALTAIPGVIGGGTVVLQPGQYYLIQQAAGAGGTTPLPTPDVIGTIAMGGSGARVALTNNAVALVGACPSTDPALVDLVGWGSGTVSCFEGTQAAGTANTTAILRGNDGCMDSNNNAADFAVLAPNPRNSASPFNVCSASTPPSGIGASTPNPVCLNANVVMTVAVTPAPAPRPRASPSPVTPPPSAAARASPSSTTASPPMPSPVT
- a CDS encoding lamin tail domain-containing protein, translated to MIYTAETAASSFFFGNQSIPITITDAQSRTGNASVVVTVTNCNPAVVFTGSLAACQDIPQLLVAAVTPGQQPASTGLTVSADLTSIGGGIVSMVDDGTNGDPVAGDGFYGVLYTIPAGSPALVSITINIADAQSRTATTSFDITNVGACTSSASTVVISQLYGGGGNTGADFTNDFVELFNRGTTPVDITGWSLQRLSANGTALDFPLPTVVANYFQIPSGIIQPGQYFLVQQAAGTGGTTPLPTPDASGAMTMSSSDGMMFLSNTGATLTSFTDPAIMDRLGYGSNGASPLASFEGHGAARSLGNTVASFRFNGGCQDTDNNDVDFYRSTPAPRNSATPINDCSGTPACVADVDDGSGTGTPDGGVTIDDLLYYLSIFNLGDVSADVDDGTGTGTQDGGVTIDDLLYYLARFNAGC
- a CDS encoding RNA-binding protein, giving the protein MMNIFVGNLPYSATDGDLEQLFSQHGQVERASVIFDRETGRSKGFGFVEMPNDSEGNAAITALNGYDLQGRKIVVNEARPREPRPAGGGGGRGGFGGGGGRGGFGGGGGGGGGGGGGYRRGGGGGGGSGW
- a CDS encoding alpha/beta fold hydrolase, whose amino-acid sequence is MLLALGSPAIGHFGDPPTPGADEVASAKLEGGYKLSRGPYRVSVARATVHDEARDKDLEVVIRSPRVEKTPAKGAEPVAFPMIVFSHGMGGSGETFSELAEHWASHGYVVVLPTHADSLKFRSREERRDFVRSPREATRTVDLAQRVGDVKFLLDSIDSIEKEAGLTGKATIDREQLFVAGHSAGAFTAQLAIGMKARGQQVVGERGLSLTSIGDARLRGAIIISGQGVVGGALTKESWDSIDKPILTITGSLDTSPASNQTPESRQDSFTYSRGRAKSGPAAYLLFIEGATHSSYAGKSASKLLGEKATTPSKVITDAVASSTLALLDLVAKGDEEAKKYLESEAIEGISKEAVRWEWK